In the Choloepus didactylus isolate mChoDid1 chromosome 5, mChoDid1.pri, whole genome shotgun sequence genome, one interval contains:
- the LOC119534843 gene encoding olfactory receptor 13-like isoform X2: protein MEMGENQTSITEFILLGFRLGPRLQMLLFGIFSLCYAFTLLGNGAILGLIALDSRLHTPMYFFLSHLALIDIAYACNTVPQMLVNLLNPAKPISFAGCITQTFLFLTFAHTECLLLVVMSCDRYVAICHPLRYSAIMSWRVCSTLTVTSWVLGVLLALVHIVLLLPLPFCGPQTVNHFFCEIIAILKLACADTHINEMTVLAGAVSVLVGPFSSIVISYVQILYAILRIHSVKGHQKAFSTCSSHLCVVGLFYGTAIILYVGPRYGNPQEQKKYLLLFHSLFNPMLNPLIYSLRNKEVKGPLRRVLGKQRSL from the coding sequence atggaAATGGGGGAAAATCAGACATCCATCACAGAGTTCATCCTATTGGGATTTCGCCTTGGTCCCAGGCTTCAGATGCTGCTCTTTGGGATCTTCTCCCTGTGCTATGCATTCACCTTGCTGGGGAATGGGGCCATCTTGGGGCTCATCGCACTGGACTCCAGActgcacacccccatgtacttcttcctctcacaCCTGGCCCTCATCGACATAGCCTATGCCTGCAACACGGTACCCCAGATGCTGGTAAACCTCCTGAACCCTGCCAAGCCCATCTCCTTTGCTGGCTGCATAACACAGAcctttctctttttgacttttgcTCACACAGAATGCCTTCTCCTGGTGGTGATGTCCTGTGATCggtatgtggccatctgccaccCACTCCGATATTCTGCCATCATGAGCTGGAGAGTCTGCAGCACCCTGACAGTGACTTCCTGGGTGTTAGGAGTCCTCCTGGCCTTGGTACATATAGTGTTACTCCTACCACTGCCCTTCTGTGGACCCCAGACTGTTAACCACTTTTTCTGTGAAATTATTGCTATTCTCAAACTTGCTTGTGCAGACACCCACATTAATGAGATGACGGTCTTGGCTGGGGCAGTGTCTGTACTGGTGGGACCCTTCTCCTCAATTGTGATATCTTATGTTCAGATCCTATATGCCATTCTAAGGATCCACTCAGTGAAGGGGCACCAGAAAGCCTTCTctacctgctcctcccacctctgTGTGGTTGGTCTCTTTTATGGCACAGCCATTATCTTGTATGTTGGACCCAGATATGGAAACCCCCAGGAGCAGAAGAAATATCTCCTCCTGTTTCACAGCCTTTTCAATCCCATGCTCAACCCCCTGATCTAtagtctgagaaacaaagaa
- the LOC119534843 gene encoding olfactory receptor 13-like isoform X1, with translation MEMGENQTSITEFILLGFRLGPRLQMLLFGIFSLCYAFTLLGNGAILGLIALDSRLHTPMYFFLSHLALIDIAYACNTVPQMLVNLLNPAKPISFAGCITQTFLFLTFAHTECLLLVVMSCDRYVAICHPLRYSAIMSWRVCSTLTVTSWVLGVLLALVHIVLLLPLPFCGPQTVNHFFCEIIAILKLACADTHINEMTVLAGAVSVLVGPFSSIVISYVQILYAILRIHSVKGHQKAFSTCSSHLCVVGLFYGTAIILYVGPRYGNPQEQKKYLLLFHSLFNPMLNPLIYSLRNKEVKAALNRVLAKETTS, from the coding sequence atggaAATGGGGGAAAATCAGACATCCATCACAGAGTTCATCCTATTGGGATTTCGCCTTGGTCCCAGGCTTCAGATGCTGCTCTTTGGGATCTTCTCCCTGTGCTATGCATTCACCTTGCTGGGGAATGGGGCCATCTTGGGGCTCATCGCACTGGACTCCAGActgcacacccccatgtacttcttcctctcacaCCTGGCCCTCATCGACATAGCCTATGCCTGCAACACGGTACCCCAGATGCTGGTAAACCTCCTGAACCCTGCCAAGCCCATCTCCTTTGCTGGCTGCATAACACAGAcctttctctttttgacttttgcTCACACAGAATGCCTTCTCCTGGTGGTGATGTCCTGTGATCggtatgtggccatctgccaccCACTCCGATATTCTGCCATCATGAGCTGGAGAGTCTGCAGCACCCTGACAGTGACTTCCTGGGTGTTAGGAGTCCTCCTGGCCTTGGTACATATAGTGTTACTCCTACCACTGCCCTTCTGTGGACCCCAGACTGTTAACCACTTTTTCTGTGAAATTATTGCTATTCTCAAACTTGCTTGTGCAGACACCCACATTAATGAGATGACGGTCTTGGCTGGGGCAGTGTCTGTACTGGTGGGACCCTTCTCCTCAATTGTGATATCTTATGTTCAGATCCTATATGCCATTCTAAGGATCCACTCAGTGAAGGGGCACCAGAAAGCCTTCTctacctgctcctcccacctctgTGTGGTTGGTCTCTTTTATGGCACAGCCATTATCTTGTATGTTGGACCCAGATATGGAAACCCCCAGGAGCAGAAGAAATATCTCCTCCTGTTTCACAGCCTTTTCAATCCCATGCTCAACCCCCTGATCTAtagtctgagaaacaaagaagtcAAAGCTGCCCTGAATAGGGTGCTTGCAAAGGAAACAACTTCATGA